The Streptomyces luteogriseus genome includes a window with the following:
- a CDS encoding NUDIX domain-containing protein, producing MTVRPVVKRTARAVLLDGVDLILIKRTKPGVDPYWLTPGGGVEPGDSTVVDALHREVYEELGAKITDVVPCFVDTMEHIGEDGGATGVKVQHFFVCRLESMDPSLRHGPEVDEPVGEYEIVRVPFTRVGIASVHLVPLSLRHYLDGNIEGVLAMHAPDLG from the coding sequence ATGACCGTCCGACCCGTGGTCAAGCGCACCGCCCGCGCCGTTCTGCTGGACGGTGTCGACCTGATCCTGATCAAGCGCACCAAGCCGGGTGTGGACCCGTACTGGCTCACCCCCGGTGGCGGCGTCGAACCCGGCGACTCGACCGTCGTCGACGCCCTGCACCGCGAGGTGTACGAGGAACTCGGCGCGAAGATCACCGACGTGGTGCCCTGCTTCGTGGACACCATGGAGCACATCGGGGAGGACGGCGGCGCGACCGGCGTGAAGGTTCAGCACTTCTTCGTCTGCCGCCTGGAGTCCATGGACCCGTCCCTGCGCCACGGCCCCGAGGTCGACGAGCCGGTCGGCGAGTACGAGATCGTGCGCGTGCCCTTCACCCGGGTCGGGATCGCCTCCGTCCATCTCGTGCCGCTGTCGCTGCGGCATTATCTCGACGGCAACATCGAGGGCGTCCTGGCGATGCACGCGCCCGACCTGGGCTGA
- the rplI gene encoding 50S ribosomal protein L9 — MKIILTHEVTGLGAAGDVVDVKDGYARNYLIPRKFAIRWTKGGEKDVEQIRRARKIHEIQTIEQANAVKAQLEGVKVRLAVRSGDAGRLFGSVTPADVASAIKASGGPEVDKRRIELGSPIKTLGAHETSVRLHPEVAAKVNIEVVAA; from the coding sequence ATGAAGATCATCCTCACCCACGAGGTCACCGGCCTCGGTGCCGCGGGCGACGTCGTCGACGTCAAGGACGGTTACGCTCGCAACTACCTGATCCCGCGGAAGTTCGCTATCCGCTGGACCAAGGGTGGCGAGAAGGACGTCGAGCAGATCCGTCGTGCTCGCAAGATCCACGAGATCCAGACCATCGAGCAGGCCAACGCTGTGAAGGCCCAGCTCGAGGGCGTCAAGGTCCGTCTGGCCGTTCGCTCCGGCGACGCCGGTCGTCTCTTCGGTTCCGTCACGCCGGCCGACGTCGCTTCCGCGATCAAGGCCTCCGGTGGTCCCGAGGTCGACAAGCGCCGTATCGAACTCGGCTCGCCGATCAAGACGCTGGGCGCTCACGAGACGTCCGTGCGTCTGCACCCCGAGGTTGCCGCCAAGGTCAACATCGAGGTCGTCGCGGCCTGA
- a CDS encoding GNAT family N-acetyltransferase, giving the protein MGDLEIRAAVADDVPAIVGMLADDPLGAQRESPDDLTPYLSALERLSADPNQRLVVAVREERVVGTLQLTIIPGLSRRGATRSIIEGVRIHAEERGSGLGTELIEWAIEESRAQGCQLLQLTSDKTRADAHRFYERLGFTASHTGFKLQL; this is encoded by the coding sequence ATGGGAGATCTTGAAATACGTGCCGCCGTCGCTGACGACGTTCCGGCGATCGTCGGAATGCTCGCGGACGACCCACTGGGCGCACAGCGCGAGTCACCGGACGACCTCACCCCCTACCTCTCCGCGCTGGAGCGGCTCAGCGCCGACCCGAACCAGCGCCTGGTGGTGGCAGTCAGGGAGGAAAGGGTCGTCGGCACGCTCCAGCTCACCATCATCCCCGGACTCTCCCGACGGGGCGCGACCAGGTCGATCATCGAAGGCGTGCGCATCCACGCGGAGGAGCGGGGCAGCGGCCTGGGAACCGAGCTCATCGAATGGGCGATCGAGGAATCCCGGGCCCAGGGATGCCAGTTGCTCCAGCTGACCTCCGACAAGACCCGCGCCGACGCCCACCGCTTCTACGAGCGGCTCGGCTTCACGGCCTCCCACACGGGCTTCAAGCTCCAGCTGTGA
- a CDS encoding globin domain-containing protein has translation MDAPTTTSADNGTSGGGGGWFTPRKNPTTAPDSGAETADRPAEGRRPASIRPVGRPGAASEAPAAGTPAPPTGTSTGEPDHGRETPEATPRPAPAAAQPAPSPADSSPATATSPGPVPTPLTPAPFASTLAPPPTAASEARVPAQRPSPVPPAVEATAAPAAAGSPDAVLIRRAMAEVAPVSDKVTSYFYALLFVRHPDLRSLFPAAMDTQRDRLLRALLTAAEHIDNKDVLVDYLQNLGRGHRKYGTRAEHYPAVGECLIGALSKYAAGVWSPEMEAAWVRAYTTISQVMIDAAAADELRAPAWWYAEIVTHDMRTPDVAVVTVRPDQPYPFLAGQYTSLETPWWPRIWRHYSFASAPRSDGLLSFHVKAVPAGWVSNALVHRARPGDIIRLGPPAGSMTVDHTTDSGLLCVGGGTGIAPIKALVEDVAEHGEHRSVEVFYGARTDHDLYDIDTMLRLQQTHPWLSVRAIIDQQAHQQLPDAVRAYGPWNEFDAYLSGPPGMIRSGVNALRDSGIPSDRIRHDSVEELVAAGS, from the coding sequence ATGGACGCTCCGACCACCACGTCGGCCGACAACGGCACTTCTGGCGGCGGGGGCGGCTGGTTCACACCCCGCAAGAACCCGACGACGGCGCCGGACAGCGGCGCCGAAACCGCAGACAGGCCGGCGGAAGGGCGTCGACCGGCCTCGATACGCCCCGTGGGCAGGCCCGGAGCCGCCTCGGAAGCACCGGCGGCCGGCACCCCCGCGCCCCCCACCGGCACAAGCACCGGTGAGCCGGACCACGGGCGTGAAACTCCGGAGGCGACACCCCGGCCCGCTCCGGCAGCCGCACAGCCTGCTCCGTCTCCCGCGGACTCGAGCCCTGCCACCGCCACGTCGCCGGGACCCGTACCGACACCTCTCACCCCGGCCCCCTTCGCCTCCACCCTGGCTCCGCCGCCCACAGCTGCCTCGGAAGCGCGTGTTCCCGCCCAGCGGCCCTCTCCGGTGCCGCCCGCAGTGGAGGCCACAGCCGCGCCCGCCGCAGCGGGCTCCCCGGACGCCGTCCTCATTCGCCGCGCCATGGCCGAGGTCGCCCCGGTCTCCGACAAGGTGACGTCGTACTTCTACGCCCTGCTCTTCGTCCGCCACCCCGATCTGCGGTCGCTGTTCCCGGCCGCGATGGACACTCAGCGGGACCGGCTGCTGAGGGCGCTGCTCACGGCCGCCGAACACATCGACAACAAGGACGTCCTCGTCGACTACCTTCAGAACCTCGGCCGGGGCCACCGGAAGTACGGCACGCGGGCCGAGCACTATCCGGCCGTCGGCGAGTGTCTGATCGGCGCACTGAGCAAGTACGCCGCCGGTGTCTGGAGCCCGGAGATGGAGGCGGCCTGGGTCCGGGCCTACACCACGATCTCCCAGGTCATGATCGACGCGGCGGCCGCGGACGAACTGCGCGCCCCCGCCTGGTGGTACGCCGAGATCGTCACGCACGACATGAGAACCCCGGACGTCGCGGTCGTCACCGTCCGCCCCGACCAGCCGTACCCCTTCCTCGCCGGGCAGTACACGAGCCTTGAGACGCCCTGGTGGCCCCGGATCTGGCGGCACTACTCGTTTGCCTCGGCGCCCCGCTCCGACGGTCTGCTGTCGTTCCACGTGAAGGCCGTCCCGGCGGGCTGGGTCTCCAACGCCCTGGTGCACCGCGCCCGCCCCGGCGACATCATCCGGCTCGGCCCGCCCGCGGGTTCCATGACCGTCGACCACACCACCGACAGCGGCCTGCTCTGCGTAGGCGGTGGAACGGGCATAGCGCCCATCAAGGCCTTGGTCGAGGACGTCGCCGAGCACGGCGAACACAGGTCCGTCGAGGTCTTCTACGGGGCCCGCACCGACCACGACCTGTACGACATCGACACCATGCTCCGCCTCCAGCAAACACACCCGTGGCTCTCGGTCAGGGCGATCATCGACCAGCAGGCGCACCAGCAGCTGCCGGACGCCGTACGCGCCTACGGGCCGTGGAACGAGTTCGACGCCTACCTCTCGGGTCCGCCCGGGATGATCCGCAGCGGTGTGAACGCCCTGCGGGACAGTGGCATCCCGTCGGACCGCATACGGCACGACTCCGTGGAGGAACTGGTCGCCGCCGGAAGCTGA
- a CDS encoding serine hydrolase domain-containing protein, translating to MTTSQGELLPGTRRALLHRIAVAQAEGRAPSLVAAVVRDGATVWTGARTSVEGHAPDENVQYRIGSITKTFTAVLVLRLRDEGALALGDPLEKHLPGAGVGEATVAELLAHTGGLAAETPGPWWERSPGSLRPELADVLGERPLLTPPGRRFHYSNPGYALLGALVEKLRGASWEDVLRREVLEPLGLHRTSVRPQAPHAGGWAVHPWADVMLPEPTEDLGRMAPAGQLWSTTGDLARFAVFLVNGDERVLSAESLREMRTPAAPHEAADVASGYAYCLGMEIRRRNGRSLVGHTGSLPGFLACLMISVEDDVAAIALANSTSGPLLFAVAADLVRIVAEAEPRIPAPWKPLGDVDPSLLELTGQWYWGTHAFALRLTADGLMSLGPLTGAGRRSRFRPNGDGTWTGLEGYYAGELLKAVRRPDGSVGHLDLGSFVFTRQPYDEGAPVPGGVDPEGWRGIG from the coding sequence ATGACGACATCTCAGGGAGAACTGCTTCCCGGCACACGTCGCGCTCTGCTGCACCGCATCGCCGTCGCACAGGCCGAAGGGCGGGCCCCGTCGCTCGTCGCGGCCGTCGTGCGGGACGGGGCGACGGTGTGGACGGGCGCACGGACCTCGGTGGAAGGGCACGCGCCGGACGAGAATGTGCAGTACAGGATCGGCTCGATCACCAAGACGTTCACGGCCGTTCTCGTGCTGCGGCTGCGCGACGAGGGCGCGCTGGCTCTCGGGGATCCACTCGAGAAGCATCTGCCGGGCGCCGGAGTGGGGGAGGCGACCGTCGCCGAACTCCTCGCGCACACAGGCGGGCTGGCGGCCGAGACGCCGGGTCCGTGGTGGGAGCGGAGTCCTGGATCCCTGCGTCCCGAACTCGCCGACGTGCTGGGCGAGCGGCCCCTGCTGACCCCGCCCGGCCGACGGTTCCACTACTCGAACCCGGGCTACGCCCTGCTCGGCGCGCTCGTCGAGAAGCTCCGCGGGGCTTCCTGGGAGGACGTTCTTCGGCGCGAAGTGCTCGAACCCCTGGGGCTGCATCGAACGAGCGTGCGGCCCCAGGCGCCCCATGCGGGCGGCTGGGCCGTTCATCCCTGGGCCGATGTGATGCTTCCCGAGCCCACCGAGGATCTGGGGCGCATGGCGCCGGCCGGCCAACTCTGGTCGACGACAGGTGACTTGGCGCGGTTCGCGGTCTTCCTGGTCAACGGTGACGAGCGGGTACTGAGTGCCGAGTCGCTGCGGGAGATGAGGACACCGGCCGCGCCCCACGAGGCGGCGGACGTGGCGAGCGGTTACGCCTACTGCCTGGGTATGGAGATCCGGCGACGGAACGGACGGTCCCTCGTCGGCCACACCGGTTCGCTGCCCGGCTTCCTCGCCTGCCTCATGATCAGCGTCGAGGACGACGTTGCCGCGATCGCCCTGGCCAACTCCACGTCAGGACCGCTGCTGTTCGCTGTCGCCGCCGACCTGGTCCGCATCGTCGCCGAGGCGGAACCGCGTATCCCGGCACCGTGGAAGCCGCTGGGTGACGTCGACCCGTCGCTGCTGGAGCTGACGGGGCAGTGGTACTGGGGGACGCACGCCTTCGCGCTGCGGCTGACGGCCGACGGGTTGATGTCGCTCGGGCCGCTGACCGGCGCGGGCCGCCGCTCGCGGTTTCGCCCGAACGGTGACGGCACATGGACAGGGCTGGAGGGCTACTACGCCGGCGAGCTCCTGAAGGCCGTACGGCGGCCGGACGGGTCCGTGGGCCATCTGGACCTCGGCTCGTTCGTGTTCACGCGTCAGCCGTACGACGAGGGGGCTCCTGTGCCGGGTGGCGTCGACCCCGAGGGGTGGCGCGGCATCGGTTAG
- a CDS encoding MFS transporter, with product MPLALLALAIGAFGIGTTEFVIMGLLPEVAGDYGVSIPTAGYLVTGYALGVMFGAPLMTVLGTRISRKRMLMLLMGLFVIGNLVSALAPAFSVMLIGRIVASLAHGAFFGIGAVVAADLVAPDRKAGAIAMMFTGLTVANVVGVPLGTLVGQSVGWRVTFGLVAALGVIGLAGIARLVPDMPKPEGVHLRHELAAFKNVQVLLAMAMTVLGFGGVFAAITYIAPMMTHVAGFADGSVTWLLVLFGLGMVGGNLVGGKFADRALMPMLYVSLGALAVVLALFTLTAHDKLLSAITIVLIGALGFATVPPLQKRVLDQAHGAPTLASAVNIGAFNLGNALSAWLGGLVIAAGLGYTAPNWVGAALAVGALVLALLSAALERRSGGPSTVVTGSAPAEQRAAVHH from the coding sequence ATGCCTCTCGCGCTTCTGGCCCTCGCGATCGGGGCCTTCGGGATCGGAACGACGGAATTCGTGATCATGGGCTTGCTGCCCGAGGTCGCGGGTGACTACGGGGTCTCCATCCCCACGGCCGGATACCTGGTGACCGGCTATGCGCTCGGCGTCATGTTCGGCGCCCCGCTGATGACCGTGCTCGGCACCAGGATCTCCCGCAAGCGGATGCTGATGCTGCTGATGGGCCTGTTCGTCATCGGCAACCTGGTCTCGGCACTCGCCCCGGCCTTCTCCGTCATGCTGATCGGCCGGATCGTCGCCTCGCTGGCCCACGGCGCCTTCTTCGGTATCGGCGCGGTCGTCGCGGCCGATCTTGTCGCCCCGGACAGGAAGGCCGGAGCCATCGCGATGATGTTCACCGGTCTGACCGTCGCCAACGTGGTCGGCGTTCCGCTGGGCACGCTGGTCGGGCAGTCCGTCGGCTGGCGGGTGACCTTCGGGCTCGTCGCCGCCCTCGGTGTCATCGGCCTGGCCGGCATCGCCCGGCTCGTCCCCGACATGCCCAAGCCGGAGGGCGTGCACCTGCGGCACGAACTGGCCGCGTTCAAGAACGTGCAGGTCCTGCTCGCGATGGCCATGACCGTCCTCGGCTTCGGCGGCGTTTTCGCGGCCATCACCTACATCGCGCCGATGATGACCCACGTCGCAGGCTTCGCAGACGGTTCCGTCACCTGGCTACTGGTCCTCTTCGGCCTCGGCATGGTGGGCGGCAACCTCGTCGGCGGCAAGTTCGCCGACCGCGCCCTGATGCCCATGCTGTACGTCTCCCTGGGTGCCCTGGCCGTCGTCCTGGCGCTGTTCACCCTCACCGCCCACGACAAGCTGCTGTCGGCGATCACCATCGTGCTGATCGGCGCCCTGGGCTTCGCCACCGTGCCACCGCTCCAGAAGCGGGTCCTCGACCAGGCGCACGGGGCTCCGACGCTGGCCTCCGCCGTGAACATCGGCGCCTTCAACCTCGGCAACGCGCTGTCCGCCTGGCTCGGCGGCCTCGTGATCGCCGCGGGCCTCGGCTACACGGCACCCAACTGGGTCGGTGCCGCCCTGGCCGTCGGCGCGCTGGTCCTGGCCCTCCTCTCGGCCGCCTTGGAGCGCCGTTCCGGTGGCCCCAGCACCGTCGTCACGGGGTCCGCGCCGGCCGAGCAGCGAGCCGCTGTCCACCACTGA
- a CDS encoding MATE family efflux transporter, with product MTQAPARRPAGRRQHDREIVALALPAFGALVAEPLFLMTDTAIVGHLGTAQLAGLGIASALLMTAVSVFVFLAYATTAAVARRVGAGDLPAAIRQGMDGIWLALLLGAAVVAVALPTAPHLVDLFGASDAATPYAITYLRISVLGIPAMLVVLAATGVLRGLQDTKTPLYVAIVGFIANGALNAGLVYGAGLGIAGSAWGTVIAQCGMAAVYLAVVLRGARKHGASLRPDAAGIRASAQAGVPLLVRTLSLRAILMIATAVAARLGDADIAAHQIILSLWSLLAFALDAIAIAGQAIIGRYLGAGDAQGARDACRRMVEWGIAVGVVLGVLVVITRPVFLPLFTSDPTVKDVALPALVIVALSQPISGIVFVLDGVLMGAGDGPYLAWAMLLTLAVFTPAALLVPVLGGGLTALWATMTLMMTVRMLTLWLRARSGRWIVTGATR from the coding sequence ATGACACAGGCCCCTGCGCGCCGACCCGCCGGCCGGAGACAGCACGACCGCGAGATCGTCGCACTGGCCCTTCCGGCCTTCGGCGCCCTCGTCGCCGAGCCCCTCTTCCTCATGACCGACACTGCCATCGTCGGCCATCTGGGCACCGCCCAGCTCGCCGGCCTCGGCATCGCCTCGGCCCTGCTGATGACCGCCGTGAGCGTCTTCGTCTTCTTGGCCTACGCCACAACAGCGGCAGTTGCGCGCCGTGTCGGAGCGGGCGACCTCCCGGCCGCCATCCGGCAGGGCATGGACGGCATATGGCTGGCACTGCTCCTCGGCGCCGCAGTCGTCGCCGTCGCACTGCCGACAGCACCCCACCTCGTGGACCTCTTCGGCGCCTCGGATGCGGCAACCCCCTACGCGATCACGTATCTGCGCATCTCCGTGCTCGGCATACCGGCCATGCTCGTCGTCCTCGCGGCGACCGGCGTCCTGCGTGGCCTGCAGGACACCAAAACGCCGCTCTACGTCGCCATAGTCGGCTTCATCGCCAACGGCGCCCTCAACGCCGGGCTTGTCTACGGCGCCGGCCTGGGGATCGCCGGTTCCGCGTGGGGCACCGTCATCGCCCAGTGCGGCATGGCTGCGGTCTACCTAGCGGTGGTACTGCGAGGAGCGCGAAAGCACGGTGCTTCGCTGCGCCCGGATGCCGCCGGGATCAGGGCGTCCGCCCAAGCCGGTGTGCCTCTGCTGGTCCGCACCCTCTCTCTGCGGGCGATCCTGATGATCGCCACAGCGGTCGCCGCTCGCCTCGGGGATGCCGACATCGCCGCCCACCAGATCATCCTCTCCCTGTGGAGCCTGCTGGCCTTCGCCCTCGACGCCATCGCCATCGCGGGGCAGGCCATCATCGGTCGCTACCTCGGAGCCGGTGACGCCCAGGGCGCCCGGGACGCATGCCGTCGCATGGTGGAGTGGGGCATCGCCGTCGGGGTCGTCCTGGGCGTACTGGTGGTCATCACCCGACCGGTCTTCCTGCCCTTGTTCACCAGTGACCCGACCGTCAAGGACGTGGCGCTCCCCGCTCTGGTCATCGTCGCCCTGTCCCAGCCGATCTCCGGCATCGTCTTCGTCCTGGACGGAGTCCTGATGGGCGCCGGTGACGGTCCCTACCTCGCCTGGGCCATGCTGCTCACCCTGGCGGTGTTCACACCTGCGGCCTTGCTGGTCCCCGTACTGGGCGGTGGTCTCACCGCCCTCTGGGCCACGATGACGCTGATGATGACCGTGCGGATGCTGACCCTGTGGCTTCGTGCCCGATCTGGCCGCTGGATCGTGACGGGAGCGACCCGCTGA
- a CDS encoding GNAT family N-acetyltransferase, producing MSTPSLASLPIRRLTLRDQAACADLSEDRGWPREEHKWGFLLTAGKGYGIDAPDGGLASACVVTEYGPQNPTLAALGMVLVAGRHARQGVGRRLMQHVVSAMGTTPLTLHATPNGRPLYEELGFKATGRAEMVRGRFTPVGPEPRVATRAATAEDLTAILRLDEQVFGTDRTHIVTRLPAFADQLRVAEEGGQIIGYAAAWPNMDTHVVGPLIARDTSVAQALLASLAAHTDRPLRTDIDVRHEELLAWVKERGLESVAFNSVMTYGITELPGDWTRRFAPVTVAAG from the coding sequence GTGTCGACTCCTTCCCTTGCCTCATTGCCCATCCGCCGTCTGACGCTCCGCGATCAAGCCGCCTGCGCGGACTTGTCCGAGGACCGGGGGTGGCCACGGGAGGAGCACAAGTGGGGCTTCCTTCTCACGGCCGGGAAGGGCTACGGGATCGACGCCCCCGACGGCGGTCTCGCGAGCGCCTGCGTGGTCACCGAGTACGGACCCCAGAACCCCACCCTCGCCGCTCTCGGCATGGTCCTGGTCGCCGGACGGCACGCACGGCAAGGTGTGGGACGCCGGCTCATGCAGCACGTCGTCTCCGCGATGGGCACCACGCCCCTCACTCTGCACGCGACACCGAACGGCCGGCCCCTCTACGAGGAACTGGGCTTCAAGGCCACCGGGCGGGCCGAGATGGTGCGCGGGCGTTTCACTCCCGTTGGACCGGAGCCGAGGGTCGCCACCCGTGCCGCCACCGCCGAGGACCTCACCGCGATCCTCCGCCTCGACGAGCAGGTGTTCGGGACCGACCGCACGCACATCGTCACCCGACTCCCCGCCTTCGCCGACCAGTTGCGGGTGGCCGAGGAGGGCGGGCAGATCATCGGGTACGCGGCCGCCTGGCCCAACATGGACACCCATGTCGTCGGCCCGCTCATCGCACGCGACACGTCGGTGGCCCAGGCGCTCCTGGCCTCCCTCGCCGCCCACACCGACCGCCCCCTGCGCACCGACATCGACGTGCGGCACGAGGAACTTCTCGCGTGGGTGAAGGAGCGCGGCCTGGAGTCCGTCGCCTTCAACTCGGTGATGACGTACGGGATCACCGAGCTGCCCGGAGATTGGACCCGCCGGTTCGCGCCGGTGACGGTCGCGGCGGGCTGA
- a CDS encoding GlcG/HbpS family heme-binding protein: protein MSTTTAVAPLTTRDADTLVAAAHHAAEAAGVTVSVTVLDAGGHLLAFRRDDRAVLISGETSTRKAYTALQLNAPTADLVESVQPGGLFHTLPTALDRPLLFIAGGVPVLRDGRLIGAIGVGGGAPEQDHGFATDAVEALA from the coding sequence ATGAGCACCACCACCGCTGTCGCCCCGCTGACCACCCGGGACGCCGACACCCTCGTCGCCGCGGCCCACCACGCCGCCGAAGCCGCAGGCGTCACTGTCAGCGTCACCGTCCTGGACGCGGGCGGCCACCTGCTCGCCTTCCGGCGGGACGACCGCGCCGTGCTGATCTCCGGCGAGACCAGCACTCGCAAGGCCTACACGGCTCTCCAGCTGAACGCGCCTACTGCCGACCTGGTCGAGTCGGTGCAGCCCGGAGGCCTCTTCCACACGCTGCCGACCGCACTCGACCGCCCGCTGCTGTTCATCGCGGGCGGAGTGCCGGTGCTCCGCGACGGCCGCCTGATCGGCGCGATCGGCGTCGGCGGCGGTGCCCCGGAACAGGACCACGGTTTCGCCACAGACGCTGTGGAGGCCCTTGCCTGA
- the dnaB gene encoding replicative DNA helicase yields the protein MSISEPLDDPWADSGPSDRLPASRRRGDGARGRDEQHERGRDSGAWDGGSASSFERVPPQDIDAEQSVLGGMLLSKDAIADVVEILKGHDFYKPAHETIYQAVLDVYAKGEPADPITIAAELTKRGEINKVGGASYLHTLVQTVPTAANAAYYAEIVHERAVLRRLVEAGTRITQMGYAADDDVDEIVNRAQAEVYAVTEQRTSEDYLPLGDIMEGALDEIEAIGSRSGEMTGVPTGFTDFDSLTNGLHPGQMIVIAARPAMGKSTLALDFARAASIKHNLPSVIFSLEMGRNEIAMRLLSAEARVALHHMRSGTMTDDDWTRLARRMPEVSSAPLYIDDSPNLSMMEIRAKCRRLKQRNDIRLVIIDYLQLMQAGGSKRSESRQQEVSDMSRNLKLLAKELEVPVIALSQLNRGPEQRTDKKPMVSDLRESGSIEQDADMVILLHREDAYEKESPRAGEADIIVGKHRNGPTATITVAFQGHYSRFVDMAQT from the coding sequence GTGAGCATTTCCGAGCCCTTGGACGACCCGTGGGCCGACAGCGGGCCCAGTGATCGTCTGCCCGCCTCCCGACGGCGGGGTGACGGAGCCCGGGGCCGCGACGAACAGCACGAGCGCGGCAGGGACAGCGGAGCGTGGGACGGCGGATCGGCCTCGTCCTTCGAGCGGGTGCCCCCGCAGGACATCGACGCCGAGCAGTCCGTGCTCGGCGGCATGCTTCTGTCCAAGGACGCCATCGCCGATGTCGTCGAGATCCTCAAGGGTCACGACTTCTACAAGCCGGCCCACGAGACGATCTACCAGGCCGTCCTCGACGTCTACGCCAAGGGCGAGCCGGCCGACCCCATCACGATCGCGGCCGAGCTCACCAAGCGCGGCGAGATCAACAAGGTCGGCGGGGCCTCGTACCTGCACACCCTCGTCCAGACGGTGCCCACGGCGGCCAACGCTGCGTACTACGCGGAGATCGTCCACGAGCGGGCCGTCCTGCGCCGCTTGGTCGAGGCCGGAACCCGCATCACGCAGATGGGATACGCGGCCGACGACGACGTGGACGAGATCGTCAACCGTGCCCAGGCCGAGGTCTACGCGGTCACCGAGCAGCGCACCAGCGAGGACTACCTGCCGCTCGGCGACATCATGGAGGGCGCGCTCGACGAGATCGAGGCCATCGGCTCGCGCAGCGGGGAGATGACCGGCGTGCCCACCGGGTTCACCGACTTCGACTCGCTCACCAACGGCCTGCATCCCGGGCAGATGATCGTCATCGCGGCCCGTCCCGCCATGGGTAAGTCCACGCTGGCCCTGGACTTCGCCCGGGCCGCGTCGATCAAGCACAACCTGCCGAGCGTCATCTTCTCCCTGGAGATGGGGCGTAACGAGATCGCGATGCGTCTGCTGTCCGCGGAGGCCCGCGTCGCCCTGCACCACATGCGGTCCGGCACCATGACGGACGACGACTGGACGCGTCTGGCGCGCCGGATGCCCGAGGTCTCGTCGGCGCCCCTATACATCGACGACTCCCCGAACCTGTCGATGATGGAGATTCGCGCGAAGTGCCGCCGGCTGAAGCAGCGCAACGACATCAGGCTCGTGATCATCGACTATCTCCAGCTGATGCAGGCCGGCGGCTCCAAGCGCTCCGAGAGCCGTCAGCAGGAGGTCTCGGACATGTCCCGGAACCTCAAGCTCCTGGCCAAGGAGCTGGAGGTTCCGGTGATCGCGTTGTCCCAGCTCAACCGTGGTCCCGAGCAGCGCACGGACAAGAAGCCGATGGTGTCCGACCTGCGTGAGTCGGGCTCCATCGAGCAGGACGCCGACATGGTGATCCTTCTGCACCGCGAGGACGCGTACGAGAAGGAGTCGCCCCGCGCGGGCGAGGCGGACATCATCGTGGGCAAGCACCGAAACGGCCCGACGGCGACGATCACCGTCGCCTTCCAGGGCCACTACTCGCGGTTCGTGGACATGGCGCAGACCTGA
- a CDS encoding MarR family winged helix-turn-helix transcriptional regulator — MTATDPALTALAQSWCALSLLHGRIEAHIERALQAGHDLSAREYSLLDVLSRQHDGDGGHLQMKQVADAVVLSQSATTRLVTRLEDRGLLERYLCPTDRRGIYTNVTTAGLELLEAARPTNDAALREALDEAAKNPELAPLVRVVETLKAPVPA, encoded by the coding sequence ATGACAGCGACGGACCCCGCGCTCACCGCTCTCGCCCAGAGCTGGTGCGCCCTCTCCCTGCTCCACGGGAGGATCGAGGCCCACATCGAGCGCGCCCTGCAGGCCGGGCACGACCTCAGCGCGCGCGAGTACTCCCTGCTGGACGTGCTCAGCAGGCAGCACGACGGGGACGGCGGGCATCTGCAGATGAAGCAGGTCGCCGACGCGGTCGTCCTCAGCCAGAGCGCCACCACACGCCTGGTCACCCGGCTGGAAGACCGCGGCCTCCTGGAGCGCTACCTGTGCCCCACCGACCGTCGGGGCATCTACACGAACGTCACCACGGCAGGTCTTGAGCTGCTGGAAGCGGCGCGGCCGACCAATGACGCCGCCCTGCGCGAGGCTCTCGACGAAGCGGCGAAGAATCCCGAGCTGGCCCCGCTGGTCCGGGTCGTGGAAACACTGAAGGCCCCGGTGCCCGCCTAG